One Ricinus communis isolate WT05 ecotype wild-type chromosome 1, ASM1957865v1, whole genome shotgun sequence DNA window includes the following coding sequences:
- the LOC8271512 gene encoding integrator complex subunit 3 homolog isoform X4, which translates to MNYIMASKILKIGNYEAKNHFELSLMQAFEELEPKLRPPFSLAIPSPQEYLQLNRAILCGVLTDSQMAKTYTKYLHAIVTDGYAFFVSLTVKIVNDLYVKLVDSVKGQLIWVAKEMVDVLAVGFDGLLVSLLRQIIGGDFSDGNLWLCFELISIFLSNLNYLIEEEPLVLTSALYVFIRLLADHCRLLNNVKLESLKLLEIEFCVKMLREQFHLCMKIGRDLIRLLQDLVHVPAFRAIWKDLVLNPGEFRTPGFSDISQLYCCRTSSCYFLLRITPEMETQLRFLLMHVKFGSQKRHQTWFVKKFLFKPERETVIVDIVRFICCAHHPSNETIQSDIIPRWAVVGWLLKTCRKNYVQANVKLALFYDWLFFDERIDNIMNIEPGMLLIVCSITKYIDMTNSLLEFLLLLVENYDLDRPHVISRGILSAFNVLVQKGVIHSLDVLTSCDALSPCLKQRLGRLWSSSKPGLTSKLQPANVPHYSVPPLTLQNLSCVETTKPSPEQSPACEEKVRLNTKPIDTSITASDDLVTCPSISTSDTQVDAIESLLKNLTDAMKKSNKMGLQILEATLLSFLNLDNKVPALVSIPPEVLCSRIADQFEAIGCKLFAPLDNGPNAPCSGYEISSATALVSRTFIFSQHDKMQRMLLFWSRNGLPVGAHLLSYASQLAYEAYVAGYSGNAMAHNNLSKLGESDMPLLTFHLDGYFSLTNDRILRACKDIVPISELDKKSVIKLVENSFAAYKCFLEFCRNVLQKEEDTSLSKLLLLDIVLCLQWERAKAKFLFCSIFQHFADLCVGDKKIIRLLIGLLDHADLVEVQFVIGLKKISLFGENCETIFLLIKNSLSWDPLEQHRFWGLMRSELAVSKVPVEKIILQFFYCDDVNANNSAIAAGGLLTLCSCCAPTSELVGTIMLLPENVFQDFAATALATWVVSNPTMLFDSLAKFSEELNKKNGDGCLGYSEKFVFKYSRKCSSYDRLFRQAYGIMR; encoded by the exons ATGAATTACATAATGGCCTCAAAGATACTTAAAATTGGTAACTATGAAGCCAAAAACCACTTTGAACTCTCTTTAATGCAAGCCTTTGAAGAGCTTGAACCGAAACTAAGACCACCCTTTTCATTAGCCATTCCAAGCCCACAAGAATACTTGCAGCTTAATCGTGCCATTCTTTGTGGTGTTTTAACTGATTCCCAGATGGCTAAAACCTATACTAAGTATCTACATGCTATTGTTACCGATGGGTATGCTTTTTTTGTTAGTTTGACTGTTAAAATTGTCAATGATTTGTATGTTAAGCTTGTTGATTCAGTAAAAGGTCAGTTGATTTGGGTTGCTAAAGAAATGGTTGATGTTTTGGCTGTGGGTTTTGATGGATTGTTAGTGTCTTTATTGAGGCAAATTATTGGTGGCGATTTCAGTGATGGGAATTTATGGTTATGTTTTGAATTGATTAGCATTTTCTTgagtaatttaaattatttaattgaagaAGAACCATTGGTGTTGACTAGTGCACTCTATGTATTTATTAGGTTGTTAGCTGATCATTGTAGGTTATTAAACAATGTGAAATTAGAGTCCTTGAAATTATTGGAGATTGAGTTTTGTGTGAAGATGTTGAGAGAGCAGTTTCATTTATGTATGAAGATTGGGAGAGACCTTATTAGATTATTGCAAGATTTGGTTCATGTCCCTGCTTTTCGAGCTATTTGGAAAGATTTAGTTCTAAACCCAGGTGAGTTTAGGACTCCAGGATTTTCAGATATTTCTCAACTCTACTGCTGTAGGACTTCAAGTTGTTATTTTTTGCTTCGGATCACTCCAGAAATGGAAACCCAATTGAGGTTTTTGCTTATGCATGTGAAGTTTGGGAGTCAGAAGCGGCATCAGACCTGGTTTGTTAAGAAATTCCTTTTCAAACCAGAGAGAGAGACTGTCATTGTTGATATTGTTCGCTTTATATGTTGTGCACACCACCCATCCAATGAAACTATCCAGAGTGACATTATACCGAGGTGGGCTGTTGTTGGCTGGCTACTGAAAACTTGTAGGAAAAATTATGTTCAAGCCAATGTGAAGTTGGCCTTATTTTATGACTGGCTTTTTTTTGACGAAAGAATTGataatataatgaatattGAGCCAGGAATGCTATTGATAGTGTGCTCCATAACCAAATATATTGACATGACCAACTCTCTTCTTGAATTTTTGTTGCTTCTGGTGGAAAATTATGATCTGGATCGTCCACATGTTATTTCCAGGGGAATTTTATCAGCTTTCAATGTTCTTGTTCAAAAAGGAGTGATTCATTCACTGGATGTTTTGACATCATGTGATGCGCTTTCTCCTTGTCTGAAACAGAGACTTGGGAGGTTATGGTCTAGTTCAAAACCGGGGCTCACTAGCAAACTACAACCAGCCAATGTTCCTCATTACTCAGTACCACCATTGACTTTGCAGAATCTGTCATGTGTAGAAACTACAAAACCATCTCCAGAACAATCTCCAGCATGTGAGGAAAAAGTTAGACTTAACACTAAACCTATTGATACTTCTATTACTGCTTCAGATGATTTAGTTACTTGTCCATCTATTAGCACCAGTGATACCCAAGTTGATGCTATAGAAAGTTTGTTAAAAAATCTGACCGATGCTATGAAGAAGTCAAATAAAATGGGCCTTCAGATTTTGGAAGCTACACTTCTGTCATTTTTGAATCTTGATAACAAAGTACCAGCACTTGTTTCAATTCCTCCTGAAGTTCTATGTTCAAGAATAGCAGATCAATTTGAAGCAATTGGCTGCAAATTATTTGCCCCCCTTGATAATGGTCCTAATGCTCCTTGTTCCGGCTATGAAATTAGCTCTGCCACAGCCTTAGTTTCTCGTACCTTCATATTTTCACAGCATGATAAGATGCAAAGAATGCTTCTATTCTGGTCGAGGAATGGTTTACCAGTAGGAGCACACTTATTGTCATATGCATCACAGCTAGCCTATGAAGCATATGTAGCAGGTTACTCAGGAAATGCAATGGCTCACAACAATTTGTCTAAACTAGGCGAGTCAGACATGCCGTTGCTGACCTTTCATCTTGATGGTTATTTTTCGTTAACTAATGATCGAATACTACGTGCTTGTAAAGACATTGTTCCTATCTCTGAACTGGACAAGAAGTCTGTTATTAAGTTGGTGGAAAATTCTTTTGCTGCTTACAAGTGTTTCCTTGAGTTTTGTAGAAATGTCTTGCAAAAAGAAGAGGATACATCTCTGTCAAAGCTCCTGTTATTGGACATAGTATTATGTCTCCAGTGGGAAAGAGCAAAAGCAAAGTTCTTATTTTGCAGCATCTTCCAGCATTTTGCTGATCTGTGTGTTGgtgataaaaaaatcatcaGGTTACTCATTGGTTTGTTGGATCATGCTGATCTTGTTGAAGTACAGTTTGTGATTGGTTTGAAGAAGATCTCTTTGTTTGGGGAGAATTGTGAAACCATTTTCCTCCTAATCAAGAATTCGCTTAGTTGGGATCCTTTGGAGCAGCATAGATTCTGGGGCTTAATGAGATCAGAACTTGCAGTTTCCAAGGTTCCGGTGGAGAAgattattttacaatttttctaCTGTGATGATGTGAATGCAAATAATAGTGCAATTGCAGCTGGAGGCCTTCTTACATTATGCAGTTGTTGTGCACCTACATCTGAGCTTGTTGGGACAATCATGTTACTACCTGAGAATGTGTTCCAGGACTTTGCCGCCACAGCTTTGGCTACATGGGTTGTGTCTAATCCCACAATGCTCTTTGACAGCTTGGCTAAATTTTCAGAAGAACTTAACAAGAAAAATG GGGATGGATGCCTCGGATATTCTGAGAAATTTGTCTTCAAATATTCCAG GAAGTGCTCCAGCTATGACAGACTGTTTCGACAAGCTTATGGTATCATGAGATGA
- the LOC8271512 gene encoding integrator complex subunit 3 homolog isoform X1, with the protein MNYIMASKILKIGNYEAKNHFELSLMQAFEELEPKLRPPFSLAIPSPQEYLQLNRAILCGVLTDSQMAKTYTKYLHAIVTDGYAFFVSLTVKIVNDLYVKLVDSVKGQLIWVAKEMVDVLAVGFDGLLVSLLRQIIGGDFSDGNLWLCFELISIFLSNLNYLIEEEPLVLTSALYVFIRLLADHCRLLNNVKLESLKLLEIEFCVKMLREQFHLCMKIGRDLIRLLQDLVHVPAFRAIWKDLVLNPGEFRTPGFSDISQLYCCRTSSCYFLLRITPEMETQLRFLLMHVKFGSQKRHQTWFVKKFLFKPERETVIVDIVRFICCAHHPSNETIQSDIIPRWAVVGWLLKTCRKNYVQANVKLALFYDWLFFDERIDNIMNIEPGMLLIVCSITKYIDMTNSLLEFLLLLVENYDLDRPHVISRGILSAFNVLVQKGVIHSLDVLTSCDALSPCLKQRLGRLWSSSKPGLTSKLQPANVPHYSVPPLTLQNLSCVETTKPSPEQSPACEEKVRLNTKPIDTSITASDDLVTCPSISTSDTQVDAIESLLKNLTDAMKKSNKMGLQILEATLLSFLNLDNKVPALVSIPPEVLCSRIADQFEAIGCKLFAPLDNGPNAPCSGYEISSATALVSRTFIFSQHDKMQRMLLFWSRNGLPVGAHLLSYASQLAYEAYVAGYSGNAMAHNNLSKLGESDMPLLTFHLDGYFSLTNDRILRACKDIVPISELDKKSVIKLVENSFAAYKCFLEFCRNVLQKEEDTSLSKLLLLDIVLCLQWERAKAKFLFCSIFQHFADLCVGDKKIIRLLIGLLDHADLVEVQFVIGLKKISLFGENCETIFLLIKNSLSWDPLEQHRFWGLMRSELAVSKVPVEKIILQFFYCDDVNANNSAIAAGGLLTLCSCCAPTSELVGTIMLLPENVFQDFAATALATWVVSNPTMLFDSLAKFSEELNKKNGDAFDSAGITINRSAVLWLLNYFTAQGMDASDILRNLSSNIPASSCDFIGSAPAMTDCFDKLMVS; encoded by the exons ATGAATTACATAATGGCCTCAAAGATACTTAAAATTGGTAACTATGAAGCCAAAAACCACTTTGAACTCTCTTTAATGCAAGCCTTTGAAGAGCTTGAACCGAAACTAAGACCACCCTTTTCATTAGCCATTCCAAGCCCACAAGAATACTTGCAGCTTAATCGTGCCATTCTTTGTGGTGTTTTAACTGATTCCCAGATGGCTAAAACCTATACTAAGTATCTACATGCTATTGTTACCGATGGGTATGCTTTTTTTGTTAGTTTGACTGTTAAAATTGTCAATGATTTGTATGTTAAGCTTGTTGATTCAGTAAAAGGTCAGTTGATTTGGGTTGCTAAAGAAATGGTTGATGTTTTGGCTGTGGGTTTTGATGGATTGTTAGTGTCTTTATTGAGGCAAATTATTGGTGGCGATTTCAGTGATGGGAATTTATGGTTATGTTTTGAATTGATTAGCATTTTCTTgagtaatttaaattatttaattgaagaAGAACCATTGGTGTTGACTAGTGCACTCTATGTATTTATTAGGTTGTTAGCTGATCATTGTAGGTTATTAAACAATGTGAAATTAGAGTCCTTGAAATTATTGGAGATTGAGTTTTGTGTGAAGATGTTGAGAGAGCAGTTTCATTTATGTATGAAGATTGGGAGAGACCTTATTAGATTATTGCAAGATTTGGTTCATGTCCCTGCTTTTCGAGCTATTTGGAAAGATTTAGTTCTAAACCCAGGTGAGTTTAGGACTCCAGGATTTTCAGATATTTCTCAACTCTACTGCTGTAGGACTTCAAGTTGTTATTTTTTGCTTCGGATCACTCCAGAAATGGAAACCCAATTGAGGTTTTTGCTTATGCATGTGAAGTTTGGGAGTCAGAAGCGGCATCAGACCTGGTTTGTTAAGAAATTCCTTTTCAAACCAGAGAGAGAGACTGTCATTGTTGATATTGTTCGCTTTATATGTTGTGCACACCACCCATCCAATGAAACTATCCAGAGTGACATTATACCGAGGTGGGCTGTTGTTGGCTGGCTACTGAAAACTTGTAGGAAAAATTATGTTCAAGCCAATGTGAAGTTGGCCTTATTTTATGACTGGCTTTTTTTTGACGAAAGAATTGataatataatgaatattGAGCCAGGAATGCTATTGATAGTGTGCTCCATAACCAAATATATTGACATGACCAACTCTCTTCTTGAATTTTTGTTGCTTCTGGTGGAAAATTATGATCTGGATCGTCCACATGTTATTTCCAGGGGAATTTTATCAGCTTTCAATGTTCTTGTTCAAAAAGGAGTGATTCATTCACTGGATGTTTTGACATCATGTGATGCGCTTTCTCCTTGTCTGAAACAGAGACTTGGGAGGTTATGGTCTAGTTCAAAACCGGGGCTCACTAGCAAACTACAACCAGCCAATGTTCCTCATTACTCAGTACCACCATTGACTTTGCAGAATCTGTCATGTGTAGAAACTACAAAACCATCTCCAGAACAATCTCCAGCATGTGAGGAAAAAGTTAGACTTAACACTAAACCTATTGATACTTCTATTACTGCTTCAGATGATTTAGTTACTTGTCCATCTATTAGCACCAGTGATACCCAAGTTGATGCTATAGAAAGTTTGTTAAAAAATCTGACCGATGCTATGAAGAAGTCAAATAAAATGGGCCTTCAGATTTTGGAAGCTACACTTCTGTCATTTTTGAATCTTGATAACAAAGTACCAGCACTTGTTTCAATTCCTCCTGAAGTTCTATGTTCAAGAATAGCAGATCAATTTGAAGCAATTGGCTGCAAATTATTTGCCCCCCTTGATAATGGTCCTAATGCTCCTTGTTCCGGCTATGAAATTAGCTCTGCCACAGCCTTAGTTTCTCGTACCTTCATATTTTCACAGCATGATAAGATGCAAAGAATGCTTCTATTCTGGTCGAGGAATGGTTTACCAGTAGGAGCACACTTATTGTCATATGCATCACAGCTAGCCTATGAAGCATATGTAGCAGGTTACTCAGGAAATGCAATGGCTCACAACAATTTGTCTAAACTAGGCGAGTCAGACATGCCGTTGCTGACCTTTCATCTTGATGGTTATTTTTCGTTAACTAATGATCGAATACTACGTGCTTGTAAAGACATTGTTCCTATCTCTGAACTGGACAAGAAGTCTGTTATTAAGTTGGTGGAAAATTCTTTTGCTGCTTACAAGTGTTTCCTTGAGTTTTGTAGAAATGTCTTGCAAAAAGAAGAGGATACATCTCTGTCAAAGCTCCTGTTATTGGACATAGTATTATGTCTCCAGTGGGAAAGAGCAAAAGCAAAGTTCTTATTTTGCAGCATCTTCCAGCATTTTGCTGATCTGTGTGTTGgtgataaaaaaatcatcaGGTTACTCATTGGTTTGTTGGATCATGCTGATCTTGTTGAAGTACAGTTTGTGATTGGTTTGAAGAAGATCTCTTTGTTTGGGGAGAATTGTGAAACCATTTTCCTCCTAATCAAGAATTCGCTTAGTTGGGATCCTTTGGAGCAGCATAGATTCTGGGGCTTAATGAGATCAGAACTTGCAGTTTCCAAGGTTCCGGTGGAGAAgattattttacaatttttctaCTGTGATGATGTGAATGCAAATAATAGTGCAATTGCAGCTGGAGGCCTTCTTACATTATGCAGTTGTTGTGCACCTACATCTGAGCTTGTTGGGACAATCATGTTACTACCTGAGAATGTGTTCCAGGACTTTGCCGCCACAGCTTTGGCTACATGGGTTGTGTCTAATCCCACAATGCTCTTTGACAGCTTGGCTAAATTTTCAGAAGAACTTAACAAGAAAAATGGTGATGCTTTTGATTCAGCTGGGATTACTATTAACCGTTCAGCAGTTCTATGgttattgaattattttactGCACAGGGGATGGATGCCTCGGATATTCTGAGAAATTTGTCTTCAAATATTCCAG CTTCATCATGTGATTTTATAGGAAGTGCTCCAGCTATGACAGACTGTTTCGACAAGCTTATGGTATCATGA
- the LOC8271512 gene encoding integrator complex subunit 3 homolog isoform X2: MNYIMASKILKIGNYEAKNHFELSLMQAFEELEPKLRPPFSLAIPSPQEYLQLNRAILCGVLTDSQMAKTYTKYLHAIVTDGYAFFVSLTVKIVNDLYVKLVDSVKGQLIWVAKEMVDVLAVGFDGLLVSLLRQIIGGDFSDGNLWLCFELISIFLSNLNYLIEEEPLVLTSALYVFIRLLADHCRLLNNVKLESLKLLEIEFCVKMLREQFHLCMKIGRDLIRLLQDLVHVPAFRAIWKDLVLNPGEFRTPGFSDISQLYCCRTSSCYFLLRITPEMETQLRFLLMHVKFGSQKRHQTWFVKKFLFKPERETVIVDIVRFICCAHHPSNETIQSDIIPRWAVVGWLLKTCRKNYVQANVKLALFYDWLFFDERIDNIMNIEPGMLLIVCSITKYIDMTNSLLEFLLLLVENYDLDRPHVISRGILSAFNVLVQKGVIHSLDVLTSCDALSPCLKQRLGRLWSSSKPGLTSKLQPANVPHYSVPPLTLQNLSCVETTKPSPEQSPACEEKVRLNTKPIDTSITASDDLVTCPSISTSDTQVDAIESLLKNLTDAMKKSNKMGLQILEATLLSFLNLDNKVPALVSIPPEVLCSRIADQFEAIGCKLFAPLDNGPNAPCSGYEISSATALVSRTFIFSQHDKMQRMLLFWSRNGLPVGAHLLSYASQLAYEAYVAGYSGNAMAHNNLSKLGESDMPLLTFHLDGYFSLTNDRILRACKDIVPISELDKKSVIKLVENSFAAYKCFLEFCRNVLQKEEDTSLSKLLLLDIVLCLQWERAKAKFLFCSIFQHFADLCVGDKKIIRLLIGLLDHADLVEVQFVIGLKKISLFGENCETIFLLIKNSLSWDPLEQHRFWGLMRSELAVSKVPVEKIILQFFYCDDVNANNSAIAAGGLLTLCSCCAPTSELVGTIMLLPENVFQDFAATALATWVVSNPTMLFDSLAKFSEELNKKNGDAFDSAGITINRSAVLWLLNYFTAQGMDASDILRNLSSNIPGSAPAMTDCFDKLMVS, encoded by the exons ATGAATTACATAATGGCCTCAAAGATACTTAAAATTGGTAACTATGAAGCCAAAAACCACTTTGAACTCTCTTTAATGCAAGCCTTTGAAGAGCTTGAACCGAAACTAAGACCACCCTTTTCATTAGCCATTCCAAGCCCACAAGAATACTTGCAGCTTAATCGTGCCATTCTTTGTGGTGTTTTAACTGATTCCCAGATGGCTAAAACCTATACTAAGTATCTACATGCTATTGTTACCGATGGGTATGCTTTTTTTGTTAGTTTGACTGTTAAAATTGTCAATGATTTGTATGTTAAGCTTGTTGATTCAGTAAAAGGTCAGTTGATTTGGGTTGCTAAAGAAATGGTTGATGTTTTGGCTGTGGGTTTTGATGGATTGTTAGTGTCTTTATTGAGGCAAATTATTGGTGGCGATTTCAGTGATGGGAATTTATGGTTATGTTTTGAATTGATTAGCATTTTCTTgagtaatttaaattatttaattgaagaAGAACCATTGGTGTTGACTAGTGCACTCTATGTATTTATTAGGTTGTTAGCTGATCATTGTAGGTTATTAAACAATGTGAAATTAGAGTCCTTGAAATTATTGGAGATTGAGTTTTGTGTGAAGATGTTGAGAGAGCAGTTTCATTTATGTATGAAGATTGGGAGAGACCTTATTAGATTATTGCAAGATTTGGTTCATGTCCCTGCTTTTCGAGCTATTTGGAAAGATTTAGTTCTAAACCCAGGTGAGTTTAGGACTCCAGGATTTTCAGATATTTCTCAACTCTACTGCTGTAGGACTTCAAGTTGTTATTTTTTGCTTCGGATCACTCCAGAAATGGAAACCCAATTGAGGTTTTTGCTTATGCATGTGAAGTTTGGGAGTCAGAAGCGGCATCAGACCTGGTTTGTTAAGAAATTCCTTTTCAAACCAGAGAGAGAGACTGTCATTGTTGATATTGTTCGCTTTATATGTTGTGCACACCACCCATCCAATGAAACTATCCAGAGTGACATTATACCGAGGTGGGCTGTTGTTGGCTGGCTACTGAAAACTTGTAGGAAAAATTATGTTCAAGCCAATGTGAAGTTGGCCTTATTTTATGACTGGCTTTTTTTTGACGAAAGAATTGataatataatgaatattGAGCCAGGAATGCTATTGATAGTGTGCTCCATAACCAAATATATTGACATGACCAACTCTCTTCTTGAATTTTTGTTGCTTCTGGTGGAAAATTATGATCTGGATCGTCCACATGTTATTTCCAGGGGAATTTTATCAGCTTTCAATGTTCTTGTTCAAAAAGGAGTGATTCATTCACTGGATGTTTTGACATCATGTGATGCGCTTTCTCCTTGTCTGAAACAGAGACTTGGGAGGTTATGGTCTAGTTCAAAACCGGGGCTCACTAGCAAACTACAACCAGCCAATGTTCCTCATTACTCAGTACCACCATTGACTTTGCAGAATCTGTCATGTGTAGAAACTACAAAACCATCTCCAGAACAATCTCCAGCATGTGAGGAAAAAGTTAGACTTAACACTAAACCTATTGATACTTCTATTACTGCTTCAGATGATTTAGTTACTTGTCCATCTATTAGCACCAGTGATACCCAAGTTGATGCTATAGAAAGTTTGTTAAAAAATCTGACCGATGCTATGAAGAAGTCAAATAAAATGGGCCTTCAGATTTTGGAAGCTACACTTCTGTCATTTTTGAATCTTGATAACAAAGTACCAGCACTTGTTTCAATTCCTCCTGAAGTTCTATGTTCAAGAATAGCAGATCAATTTGAAGCAATTGGCTGCAAATTATTTGCCCCCCTTGATAATGGTCCTAATGCTCCTTGTTCCGGCTATGAAATTAGCTCTGCCACAGCCTTAGTTTCTCGTACCTTCATATTTTCACAGCATGATAAGATGCAAAGAATGCTTCTATTCTGGTCGAGGAATGGTTTACCAGTAGGAGCACACTTATTGTCATATGCATCACAGCTAGCCTATGAAGCATATGTAGCAGGTTACTCAGGAAATGCAATGGCTCACAACAATTTGTCTAAACTAGGCGAGTCAGACATGCCGTTGCTGACCTTTCATCTTGATGGTTATTTTTCGTTAACTAATGATCGAATACTACGTGCTTGTAAAGACATTGTTCCTATCTCTGAACTGGACAAGAAGTCTGTTATTAAGTTGGTGGAAAATTCTTTTGCTGCTTACAAGTGTTTCCTTGAGTTTTGTAGAAATGTCTTGCAAAAAGAAGAGGATACATCTCTGTCAAAGCTCCTGTTATTGGACATAGTATTATGTCTCCAGTGGGAAAGAGCAAAAGCAAAGTTCTTATTTTGCAGCATCTTCCAGCATTTTGCTGATCTGTGTGTTGgtgataaaaaaatcatcaGGTTACTCATTGGTTTGTTGGATCATGCTGATCTTGTTGAAGTACAGTTTGTGATTGGTTTGAAGAAGATCTCTTTGTTTGGGGAGAATTGTGAAACCATTTTCCTCCTAATCAAGAATTCGCTTAGTTGGGATCCTTTGGAGCAGCATAGATTCTGGGGCTTAATGAGATCAGAACTTGCAGTTTCCAAGGTTCCGGTGGAGAAgattattttacaatttttctaCTGTGATGATGTGAATGCAAATAATAGTGCAATTGCAGCTGGAGGCCTTCTTACATTATGCAGTTGTTGTGCACCTACATCTGAGCTTGTTGGGACAATCATGTTACTACCTGAGAATGTGTTCCAGGACTTTGCCGCCACAGCTTTGGCTACATGGGTTGTGTCTAATCCCACAATGCTCTTTGACAGCTTGGCTAAATTTTCAGAAGAACTTAACAAGAAAAATGGTGATGCTTTTGATTCAGCTGGGATTACTATTAACCGTTCAGCAGTTCTATGgttattgaattattttactGCACAGGGGATGGATGCCTCGGATATTCTGAGAAATTTGTCTTCAAATATTCCAG GAAGTGCTCCAGCTATGACAGACTGTTTCGACAAGCTTATGGTATCATGA